One stretch of Anas acuta chromosome W, bAnaAcu1.1, whole genome shotgun sequence DNA includes these proteins:
- the LOC137846898 gene encoding olfactory receptor 14J1-like has product MSNISSVSEFLLLAFADTRELQLLHFALFLAIYLTALLGNGLILSAVACDHHLHTPMYFFLLNLALLDLGCISTTLPKAMANALWDTRAISYQGCAAQVFFFVFLFGSEYYLLTIMSYDRYVAICKPLHYGSLLGSRACAQMAAAAWGSGFLNAVLHTASTFSLPLCQGNAVDQFFCEIPQVLKLSCSDGYLREAGTLLFSFSSTFGCFVFIVVSYVEIFRAVLRMPSSQGRHKAFSTCLPHLAVVSLFVSTATVAYLKPPSISSPSLDLVVSVLYSVVPPAMNPLIYSIRNQELKNALIKIVFIHAS; this is encoded by the coding sequence ATGtccaacatcagctctgtgagtgagttcctcctgctggcattcgcagacacgcgcgagctgcagctcctgcactttgcgCTCTTCCTGGCCATCTACCTGactgccctcctgggcaacggcctcatcctcagcgccgtagcctgtgaccaccacctccacacccccatgtacttcttcctcctcaacctcgccctcctcgacctgggctgcatctccaccactctgcccaaagccatggccaatgccctctgggacaccagggccatctcctaccaaggatgtgctgcacaggtcttcttttttgtcttcttgtttGGATCAGAGTATTACCTTCTCACCATAATgtcctatgaccgctacgttgccatctgcaagcccctgcactacgggagcctcctgggcagcagagcttgtgcccagatggcagcagctgcctggggcagtggctttctcaatgctgtcctgcacacagccagcacattttccctgcccctctgccaaggcaatgctgtggaccagttcttctgtgaaatcccacAGGTCCTCAAACTCTCCTGTTCAGATGGCTACCTCAGGGAAGCTGGGACGCTTCTCTTTAGTTTTTCTTCAacatttggttgttttgttttcattgtggtgtcctatgtggagatcttcagggcagtgctgaggatgccctcttctcagggccggcacaaagccttttccacgtgcctccctcacctggccgtggtctccctgtttgtcagcacagccacagttgcctacctgaagcccccttctatctcctctccatccctggacctggtggtgtcagttctgtactcggtggtgccaCCAGCAATGAACCCTCTCATCTATAGCATtaggaaccaggagctcaagaaTGCTTtgattaaaattgttttcatacATGCTTCTTAA
- the LOC137846899 gene encoding olfactory receptor 14A16-like produces the protein MSNISSVSEFLLLAFADTRELQLLHFALFLGIYLAALLGNGLILSAVACNHHLHTPMYFFLLNLAILDLGSISTTLPKAMANALWDTKTISYQGCTAQLFLFAFLVGAEYSLLTVMAYDRYVAICKPLHYGSLLGSRACAQMAAAAWGSGFLNAVLHTDNTFSLPLCRANAVDQFFCEIPHILKLSCSDAYLREVGALMLSVSLAFLCFVFIILSYVQIFRTVLRMPSEQGWHKAFSTCLPHLAVVSLFISTGMFAYLKPPSMSSTSMDLIVSVLYSVVPSSVNPLIYSMRNQEFKDAVRKLFGCMLLCNQ, from the coding sequence ATGtccaacatcagctctgtgagcgagttcctcctgctggcattcgcagacacgcgcgagctgcagctcctgcacttcgcgctcttcctgggcatctacctggctgccctcctgggtaacggcctcatcctcagcgccgtagcctgcaACCACCatctccacacccccatgtacttcttcctcctcaacctcgccaTCCTTGATCTGGGATCCATCTCTACCActctccccaaagccatggccaatgccctctgggacaccaagaccatctcctatcaaggatgtaCTGCCCaactctttctctttgctttcttggttggagcagagtattcccttctcaccgtcatggcctatgaccgctacgttgccatctgcaagcccctgcactacgggagcctcctgggcagcagagcttgtgcccagatggcagcagctgcctggggcagtggctttctcaatgctgttcTGCACACAgacaacacattttccctgcccctctgtcGAGccaatgctgtggaccagttcttctgtgaaatcccccacatcctcaagctctcctgctcagatgcctacctcagggaagttggggcacTTATGCTTAGTGTTTCTTTagcctttctttgctttgttttcatcattttatcCTATGTGCAAATCTTCAGGACCGTGCTGAGGATGCCttctgagcagggctggcacaaagccttttccacgtgcctccctcacctggctgtggtctccctctttatcagcactggcatgtttgcctacctgaagcccccctccatgtCTTCCACATCCATGGATCTTATTGTGTCAGTTCTCTACTCAGTTGTTCCTTCAtcagtgaaccccctcatctacagcatgaggaaccaggagttCAAGGATGCAGTAAGGAAACTCTTTGGATGCATGCTTCTTTGCAATCAATAA
- the LOC137846897 gene encoding olfactory receptor 14C36-like — translation MPNSSSVSEFLLLAFADTRELQLLHFALFLGIYLAALLGNGLILTAVTCDHRLHTPMYFFLLNLALLDLGSISTSVPKAMANFLWDARVISYPGCAAQVFLLVFLISSELSLLTVMAYDRYIAICQPLYYRTLLSSRACAQMAAAAWGSGFLHAVLHTANTFSLPLCNGNTLNQFFCEIPQILKLSCSDSYLREVQVLVVTAFLFGGCFVCIALSYVQIFRAVLRMPSQQGRHKAFSTCLPHLAVVSLFMSTIMFAHLKPPSISSPSLDLVLAVLYAVVPPAVNPLIYSIRSQELKNAIWKLMASVHVQNQQMSNSSSVSEFLLLTFTDTRELQLLHFALFLGIYLAALLGNGLILSAVSCDHRLHTPMYFFLLNLALLDQACISTTVPKAMANALWDTRTISYQGCAAQVLFFVFLVGAEYSILTIMAYDRYVAICKPLHYGSLLGSRIFRAVLRMPSEQDRRKAFSTCLPHLAVVSLTLSTALVAYLKPPSISSPSLDMVVSFLYSVVPPAVNPLIYSMRNQELKDALWKLIGYMLLLHQ, via the exons atgcccaacagcagctctgtgagcgagttcctcctgctggcatttgcagatacgcgcgagctgcagctcctgcacttcgcgctcttcctgggcatctacctggctgccctcctgggcaacggaCTCATCCTCACTGCTGTAACCTGTGACCACCGCCtgcacacccccatgtacttcttcctcctcaacctcgccctcctcgatCTGGGCTCCATCTCCACttctgtccccaaagccatggccaatttCCTCTGGGATGCCAGGGTCATTTCCTacccaggatgtgctgcacaggtctttttgCTAGTCTTTCTGATTTCATCAGAACTATCTCTTCTCACCGTCATGGCTTACGACCGTTACATCGCCATCTGTCAGCCCCTGTACTACAGGACcctcctgagcagcagagcctgtgcccagatggcagcagctgcctggggcagtggctttctccatgctgtgctgcatactgccaatacattttcactgCCTCTCTGCAATGGCAATACCCTcaaccagttcttctgtgaaatcccccagatcctcaagctctcctgctcagactcCTACCTAAGGGAAGTTCAAGTTCTTGTGGTTACTGCTTTTCTAtttgggggttgttttgtttgcattgcTCTGTcttatgtgcagatcttcagggctgtgctgaggatgccctcgCAGCAGggacggcacaaagccttttccacatgcctccctcacctggctgtggtctccctcttTATGAGCACTATCATGTTTGCCCACCTGAAGCCCCCatccatctcttccccatccctggacctggtgctcGCAGTCCTGTATGCAGttgtgcctccagcagtgaaccccctcatctacagcataaGGAGCCAGGAGCTCAAGAATGCCATATGGAAACTGATGGCCAG TGTCCATGTCCAGAACCagcaaatgtccaacagcagctctgtgagtgagttcctcctgctgacATTCACAGAcacacgcgagctgcagctcctgcacttcgcgctcttcctgggcatctacctggctgccctcctgggcaacggcctcatcctcagcgccgtatcctgcgaccaccgcctccacacccccatgtacttcttcctcctcaaccttgcTCTCCTCGATCAGgcctgcatctccaccactgtccccaaagccatggccaatgccctctgggacaccaggaccatctcctatcaagggtgtgctgcacaggtcttattttttgttttcttggttgGAGCAGAGTATTCTATCCTCACaatcatggcctacgaccgctacgttgccatctgcaagcccctgcactacgggagcctcctgggcagcaga atcttcagggctgtgctgaggatgccctctgagcaggacCGGcgcaaagccttttccacgtgcctccctcacctagCTGTGGTCTCTCTAACTCTCAGCACTGCCTTggttgcctacctgaagcccccctccatctcttccccatccctggacatggtggtgtcatttctgtactcggtggtgcctccagcagtgaaccccctcatctacagcatgaggaaccaggagctcaaggacGCCTTGTGGAAACTCATTGGATACATGCTTCTTTTGCATCAATAG